The genomic DNA GTACACTTGGCTCTGGAATGTAGACCAGAGCCTGCAGGCCAACTTCCCTTGCTAATCATGCTGCACACAGGGTAGTATCTGAAACCAGTTAACCTGCCCTGGAGCAGTGCTGGCTGGGAATAAGGGTTACAAATGGGTGGGAGCCAGGAGAGGCTGGGGACCGTTCATTCTGCACTCTCCCAAAACTTGTGGGTGTTCTTACTGAGAAAAAGAACTCAAGTGCGGGCACACAGGATGCtttgaaaatttaataaataatgacttttaaaattgtataaaCGATAAATTACCATGCAGtccttataatttaaaataatttacaggCTGAGGTAGGGAGGGGCCCAGGAGGGTGTGGAGGGGGCAGGTGGGGAAGGGGCTGCAGGCAGGTCAACCTCTTCTTGCAGCCTTCCtgctgagcacacacacacaggctgtgtCTATCCGGATGAACCTCCAGGCAGCCTGCTTGTCGTCTGTCGTCAACGCTTTGACAAAGGTGTGGGTTGTGGTGCAGTATGAGTTCCAGTGCTTGGAGTCAATGCCCCGGCATCCACTCTCAACAGGATTGGGGGCTCGGCACTTGGTCTCAAAGAAGTACTGTTTGAATACACTGTTGTTAATGTTCACCTCTCCCAGCACTGTCACCTCCTTGCCTTTGATGTCCGTGGCTGTGGTCTTATCCCCAACCCACACACTGACACTGTCACACACTGAGAACTCCCCCATGTGGAAGACTGGGTGAGAGGATGAGCGCTTGCTCCTGTGAGTCCTGTTGAAGGAGATCGTACCATGGGCCTGGAAGTCTAGATCCAGAGTGTCCGAAGAGGTGGGTGGGGGCTGGGTGCTAAACAGCACACGGGGTGAACGGAGTCTCCGTTTCTtaaacagtctggggtccacagTGATGTTTCGGGTCTGCCCTGTCACACGGGCAGCTATTGATGCAGCAGGGGCGCTGCGGGCTCTGCGGAGGGCTGTGTCAAGGGAATGCTGAAGTTTAGTCCAGTGGGCTTGGGGAACGGAGTCTCCTTCTGGGACATTGCTATCTGTGTATGGTTCTGCCTGTACGCCGATCAAAAAAGCTGTGATCAGAGTGTAGAACAACATGGACATTACGCTATGCACCTGGAATGACAAAGACAGATAGGTTACTCGGGAGCAGTGCTAAGCACTGTCAGGACTTCATTGGGCTCCCTCGCAGGGGCCCTCCCAAGAGGGTGCCAGGAGGCTGCACTGGTGGACTAGGGGTGAGGAGATCCTGGATGCTAAagtacagcacttgggagagtgagaAGGTATGCTGGCAGCAATCACACTGGCATGACTGGCATTAACCAGAGCATCCTGTGCGGTGGCTCTGTTCTGAGAAGCATCAGGGCCCTTGAAATTCTGCCTAGGAATTTGGGCTCTCCCTGACAGAGTCCTTTGGGCTCTCTGACTGCCAGCTTGGAGAATAGTGTTGCCTGCATCCTGAATGTGATTCCCTTGGGAAGGTTCTGGAAGCACTGCAGGGAACATGTACCGAAACCCCAGCAttactctccccccccccttgaCACAGCAGCTCTGAACCAGAAGATTAAGAGTTCTTCCACAAAGTACCACACTTAACTGAAGATTCTGGGGGCCATTCTGGTTAGGAACCACCATCTTTCTTTCACATATAAGGAAGCCACCCACAGGGAATCAACTAACAAACAGGCTTAAAGTCACACCAGAAGGTAGACCAGAAGGAGGATCCAAAAGATCCCTTACCAAGCCAGTCTGCAcgtcatccatcctccctctgttatctctttcatttttaaagcaagtcctctcttttgattgcttGCTTGTGGGCTCACCCTGTGCAGCACTAGAGTCAGCTCTGCTTTGGGGACTAGTGTCCTTCCCATGCTGAGCACCAATTCACATCTGCAGATGCGGATCAAAGGCCACCTCCTATGTGAGGCTCCTCCAGTTCTTGGTGGACCCAGAGGAATCTCCTATACAATGATTTCAAAGCCCCCAATTCTATCCTTTCATCTTCCTGCACTGATGGGTCATTTTGCCTTCTCCTTTATGCTTTCAGCCTAGTTTGTATATTTCCTGCCCCTCGAATCTTTCTCTGATAACTCTAGCATAAATGtttcgtctgtctgtctgtctgtctgtctgtctgtctctgtctctctatgtgggtatgtgtgtgtcgCATGCATGTCTGTCTATTCTTTCCTGCTAAATCTATATAATGAGCAATGAGCCTTAGCTTTGGATCTGAGAAAACTTTGGATATCCAGTCCAAATACTTGTTAGtagaaaaaaaagccatttaaTCTATTACATCTTGGTTTCCTCGTAGACAGTAAACTCTGTTTCCCAGGGTGAATGTTTGGGTTAAGTTGTGTTGATTCTGAGTTATTGCATCTCTCTCTTAAGACAAGGACTTTGTCTTTTTTAGTTCTATTTCTGGCTGCTCACTCTCTGAGCACCTTCCATGCCTGGGTTTCCACAACATATTGTTCTTCCTCTCTCAGACCTCTTTACAGTATGATTTGGTCTTGTCCACTTCCCAGCTGTGGGGTCTTAGAGGACAGAGCCGTGTCTAACCCACCTGGGTGGCAGGTTCCTCAATCACTATGTGaacatctttctcttctctcacgCCCTACTGTGTTACCTTCACCTGGTAACACTGGGTATTCATTCacatgtctgtctccctccctggcAGTGCTTTAGAAGTCATGTGACTTCCATTTCAGTCACTACATGGCCATGTACTATGTCTGGAATGTTACAGCTTCTCAAGAAACATAGGAGGATGAAGACAATATTGCATGGAGGGTCAGAGAAGTCCACCCTCTCTTTGCTTTCCACTATAGACACGGTCCTTTTGAGGGTGCCCAAGGCTACACACTGCCTTCCAATCGGCATTCAGCCGGTGAATTCCACAAAATACTGTGCTTTTTGGTGGTATCCAAGAAGGAAACAACATCATTCTTTTCCCTTGGGTTCATTTGAAGAATGTTTTTGTCGCTCCACTTCTCTAGCCACCCGTGCAGAGGATGGGGTGCTATACCTGCGTTTTTGATTCCCCTATCCAATCTGATGGCCAAAGGTCTGGCTGTTAATTGTCCTGCCAATCTTAGAGGCTTGATCATTCTTTTGGCAGCTAATCCAGCCTTTTATGTTTGCTCCTTTTCTTGTCTCACTCCTTTCTTCTCGGTACACGTTATCTTTCATCAGGTGAGTTAAGGCAGAAGACACAGAACTGAAATCCATACTTTTATACGCAAATTGCTAACACCTGTTAGAACTGGATTGGGAACTGAGGAAAAGTTGACTGGAGTGTAGGGTTTCAACAGAAATAAAGCCTGCCTTGCTCCATGGTTCCCATGGTCTCCTCATGTGGCCTCTTCTGGGGAAGTTCATCTTCTGGGGATTGCTGATCCCCGTAACTACATCCCTTCCCTTGCCCAGATGCTCCCCCAGAGCACTCTCTGGACCCCCAACTTCCTGACAACACCTCTCCATAGATATTGGTAGTCTCAGTGCAAAAAATCACTGAACAAAGTCTTCATGCTCAATCCCACCATCACTCCTTCTTTGTCTTCTGTATCAATAGTAGCAGCCCAATGTTGGACCACTTGGTGCCTTCCAAAATAGTTCCACAGTCACTCTCTCTATTGCTCctgtttctcattctcctaaaTGGCATCTTCACATTTTGCTTTCCTAAATACTAGGACCATTTTGCCTTCATTTGCCAGCTACAAACCTCGGTTCACTCTGCACTCTGCTCCTAGCCCTTCACCCTGTCTTCTGAGTGGTCTTTTGAGTTCTGCAGAGTAGCATTCCTTGAAGCTGCAACTTCCTTTCCTGTCTCACTTCTGTGTCCCTGGTTCAGGGTGTGGGACCTCCTACCTGATGTTCTGGACCTTCATCTCTCTTATTCCAGTGCCATCTCCCCTGACTTCCCCATTAAGCTTCATAATGTATTGCTCTGACCTCATGTTCTTGATCAAAGCAGCCAATGGTGAGCCCTTGTTTATGGATCTGAATGGATGGCTGAGCCTGGCAACATCCCACCTCCTTCAGTTACATCACATTTCTTCATTCTAGGCACAAGAGCTCCTGGCCTAGCTCCCGCCATGTGCTAAGCCACCCTTGCCCTTGCTTTGAACTCTTCCCTCCACATATGCTCCTTCTGTACCCATTGGCCCCTTTATGCCCTCCATATCTTCTGTCAGAATCCATCCTATTGTCTCCCAATATCCAACTTCAAAGGCATCGCTCTAATATACCTGACTCTAGGCAGAGAACCCTGTACACTGTCTTATGGCAGATGTGTTCTTTTATCCTCTCTGCTGGGGGTGTTGATCCTCATAGATAGAAAACTGTCTGCTCATTGCTCTTGCCTGTGGCATCTCCACCTCCAGAAACCACCAGGTGTGGAGATGCCTCTTTCCTTCTGAGTTCCTTGACTTCTCCATCTGAGTGTTGACATTTAAGGTGTCTATAAACCCTGACTTTGATATATTAAGGAATTATCAAGTTTAAAGGTCTAATGATATCTGTGCATTTGCTGTTGGGTCACCACATGGTACCCACGGTCCTTCAATGGCAATAGAGATTTGCATTCTGGACAGACAGTTCATTAAAAGTTGAAAATGtcttgggaggatgagggaaaggggggattgatatgtaaatcagagtgcttctaaaataaaaaattaaaagaaaaaagttgaaaatGTCTCAAGCAGATCTCTTCAGTTTTTGATTAAAATGCAATTAGGGGGAAACCATATTGGTTTACTTATAATGATGTGTTCCTATAATCTTTAGAAATTATTAGAAAAGTCTTATGGTCATCAGTAAATacagaaggagggagaaatgaCACAATGCACAGGGTAAGAAGGAGCATTCTCTCCTTGAATGAACTGAGACTAGGGTgtgatttatttatattcaaCCTTTAAAGCCTGTGTCCTGAGCAGGTGACAGCTCTCCAAGTAGCTTCATGGCACATGTCCGAGTGGGACATTTATCTGGGGAGAGCAGCTAGGGCTCACGTGAGGGAACATGTTGAGGTGTAAATATTCTTCATTTAGTCATGCTCCTTGCTCCACAATGCAAGCAAGGTAAGTGGCTGGGAAAAAGGAGACTGTCCTCAGGGTGACTTTGAGGGACCCTCTCCATGGCTAGCAGACTGTTCTATGGATTTACAAGCATTTACCCTTATGGTAGGAGATGTTCCTATACAGGAGAGTAATCTTTACACAGGTCTGGCCCTACCTGACTAGGTGATGAAGCTGCCAGACAGAGCTAAACAGTTGATCCTAACTAGTCCTTGTCTCCAGTTGCCAGGAGTCCTGCCAGACAGCCAGGCCTGCAGAGGCGTGTTATAGGAGGGAGGAAGGTAAATCTGTCTTAGAGAGAGGTGTCAAGAGCTAGTCACAGTTCCTGGGCTAGAAATCAGATCTGTGAACCTGGGTCACCAGTTGTCAGTCAGAGAGGAAATTCTTGTGACCAAGGAAATCCAGCCTCCTCCATGTTGCTGGCTACAATCTGACAGGGGGCCAGGGGGTCACTTCTTGCTTTTTACTTGGCCTCCACTCTAAATGTAAATTGGCTCTGTCTTCCACTTTAAGACATAGGAACTCTCAGCTATTGAAGCC from Cricetulus griseus strain 17A/GY chromosome 1 unlocalized genomic scaffold, alternate assembly CriGri-PICRH-1.0 chr1_0, whole genome shotgun sequence includes the following:
- the Ngf gene encoding beta-nerve growth factor; translation: MSMLFYTLITAFLIGVQAEPYTDSNVPEGDSVPQAHWTKLQHSLDTALRRARSAPAASIAARVTGQTRNITVDPRLFKKRRLRSPRVLFSTQPPPTSSDTLDLDFQAHGTISFNRTHRSKRSSSHPVFHMGEFSVCDSVSVWVGDKTTATDIKGKEVTVLGEVNINNSVFKQYFFETKCRAPNPVESGCRGIDSKHWNSYCTTTHTFVKALTTDDKQAAWRFIRIDTACVCVLSRKAARRG